One Sphingomonas sp. SUN039 genomic window carries:
- the gspF gene encoding type II secretion system inner membrane protein GspF produces MAEFDYHVIDTAGRERRGSLAAASLDDARVKLGARRFYIVRLDTASGDKPRTASPLASFNTLIGPRRLSAKALTLFTRQLATLSLVTPLEEALRTIARQTEGDHVRTILDRVHAGVVEGRRLSDAMGREPRSFPPLYRAMVQAGEGAGTLPTILERLAALLERQAQMRAKITTAIAYPVILAIVATFVVMALMIFVVPKVVEQFDTVGQQLPLLTRIVIGISWFLASYWWALLIALGLLAVGASFALKDEAIRLRVDRALLRFPLIGRLTRDLHAARMARTLSTMVGSRLPLLEGLTLTAATVHNRALRAASDEIAESVRTGGSLSAALKRSDIFPPLLVHMSASGEASGQLDTMLERAADYLEREFDTFTASALSLLEPAIIVVMGGVVAAIVLSILLPILQLETLAGT; encoded by the coding sequence ATGGCTGAATTCGACTATCACGTCATCGACACCGCCGGGCGCGAGCGGCGCGGCTCGCTGGCGGCGGCCAGTCTCGACGATGCCCGGGTCAAGCTTGGCGCGCGGCGCTTCTACATCGTGCGGCTCGACACCGCCTCGGGCGATAAACCGCGCACCGCTTCGCCGCTGGCCTCGTTCAACACCCTCATCGGCCCGCGCCGCTTGAGTGCAAAGGCGCTGACCCTTTTCACCCGCCAGCTCGCGACGCTGTCGCTGGTCACGCCGCTCGAGGAAGCGCTGCGGACTATTGCCCGCCAGACCGAAGGCGATCATGTCCGCACGATCCTCGACCGCGTCCATGCGGGCGTCGTCGAGGGGCGCCGCCTGTCCGACGCGATGGGGCGCGAGCCGCGCAGCTTTCCGCCGTTGTACCGCGCGATGGTCCAGGCGGGCGAGGGCGCGGGGACGTTGCCGACGATCCTCGAACGGCTTGCTGCCTTGCTCGAGCGCCAGGCGCAGATGCGCGCGAAAATCACAACCGCCATTGCCTATCCGGTCATCCTTGCCATCGTTGCGACCTTCGTCGTGATGGCGCTGATGATCTTCGTCGTCCCCAAGGTCGTCGAGCAGTTCGATACAGTGGGGCAGCAACTGCCGCTGCTCACCCGTATTGTCATCGGCATTTCGTGGTTCCTCGCCAGTTACTGGTGGGCGCTGCTGATCGCGCTCGGTCTGCTGGCTGTCGGTGCGAGTTTTGCGTTGAAAGACGAGGCGATCCGCCTGCGTGTCGACCGCGCGCTTCTGCGCTTCCCGCTGATCGGCCGCCTGACCCGCGATCTGCATGCCGCGCGGATGGCACGCACACTCTCGACGATGGTTGGCAGCCGCCTGCCGCTGCTCGAAGGGCTGACCCTGACTGCGGCGACCGTACACAACCGTGCGTTGCGGGCAGCATCGGACGAAATCGCGGAATCGGTCCGCACCGGTGGCAGCCTGTCGGCGGCGCTCAAGCGGTCGGACATCTTCCCGCCGCTGCTCGTCCATATGTCGGCATCGGGCGAGGCGTCGGGCCAGCTCGACACGATGCTGGAACGCGCGGCGGACTATCTCGAGCGCGAATTCGACACATTTACGGCAAGTGCGCTGTCGCTGCTCGAACCCGCGATCATCGTCGTCATGGGCGGCGTGGTGGCGGCAATCGTGCTATCGATCCTGCTCCCGATC
- a CDS encoding GspE/PulE family protein produces MSEADAPTLPSIPYAFARRFGVVMQPGTGNRPSVALREGADPQVLLEVRRHLAQSFDVVPVGAPTFDRLLSDHYMTDGEAAAVAMGAEEIDALASGIPSAEDLLDTADDAPAIRLINGIIAEAVRQGVSDIHIEPYESGLIVRMRIDGVLRETLRMPPHVAPVIVSRVKVMARLDIAERRIPQDGRIGLTLGGKLLDVRVSTLPSRAGERVVLRILDKENAGIDLDVLGMTPGTLALLRDALAEPNGIILVTGPTGSGKTTTLYAGLRLLNDGTRNILTVEDPVEYAIDGVGQTQVNAKVGLTFAAGLRAILRQDPDVVMIGEIRDRETAEIAVQASLTGHLVLSTVHTNDAAGAITRMRDMKVEPFLLASTLRAVIAQRLVRRLCPECRRALPADSAVAALLGVKERTVIYEPGGCASCGNTGFKGRVGVFEAIRIDDTVRRLINDGADEDAIAKYAFAKSPNLGAAARALVREGLTTPEEAVRISRRGSDDG; encoded by the coding sequence ATGAGCGAAGCCGACGCCCCGACGCTGCCGTCCATTCCCTATGCCTTTGCGCGCCGGTTCGGCGTGGTGATGCAACCGGGGACCGGGAATCGTCCGTCGGTAGCGTTGCGCGAAGGGGCGGACCCGCAGGTGTTGCTCGAAGTGCGGCGGCATCTGGCGCAGAGTTTCGATGTCGTGCCGGTCGGTGCCCCGACTTTCGACCGATTGCTATCCGACCACTACATGACCGACGGCGAGGCGGCAGCGGTGGCAATGGGCGCCGAGGAGATCGACGCGCTGGCGAGCGGCATCCCGAGCGCCGAGGATTTGCTCGACACCGCTGACGATGCCCCGGCGATCCGCCTGATCAACGGCATCATTGCCGAAGCTGTGCGGCAGGGCGTGTCGGACATTCATATCGAGCCGTATGAGAGCGGCCTCATCGTGAGGATGAGGATCGACGGGGTGCTGCGCGAAACCTTGCGGATGCCGCCGCATGTGGCCCCTGTCATCGTCAGCCGCGTCAAGGTGATGGCGCGGCTCGATATTGCCGAACGCCGCATTCCGCAGGACGGGCGGATCGGCCTGACGCTCGGTGGCAAGCTGCTCGACGTACGCGTCTCCACGCTGCCCAGCCGCGCGGGAGAGCGTGTCGTGCTGCGTATCCTCGACAAGGAGAACGCCGGGATCGATCTCGACGTGCTCGGCATGACACCGGGGACGCTGGCGCTGCTGCGCGATGCGCTTGCCGAACCGAACGGGATCATCCTTGTTACCGGGCCGACCGGCAGCGGCAAGACGACCACGCTTTACGCCGGGTTACGCCTGCTCAACGATGGCACGCGCAACATCCTGACCGTCGAAGACCCGGTCGAATATGCCATCGACGGCGTCGGGCAGACCCAGGTGAATGCCAAGGTCGGGCTGACCTTTGCGGCAGGGCTGCGTGCCATTCTGCGGCAAGACCCCGATGTCGTGATGATCGGCGAAATCCGCGACCGTGAAACGGCGGAAATCGCCGTGCAGGCGTCGCTGACCGGGCATCTGGTGCTGTCCACCGTCCACACCAACGATGCGGCGGGCGCGATCACGCGTATGCGCGACATGAAGGTCGAGCCGTTTCTGCTGGCGTCCACGCTCCGCGCGGTCATCGCGCAGCGGCTGGTGCGGCGGCTGTGCCCCGAGTGCCGTCGCGCGCTGCCTGCGGATTCCGCGGTCGCCGCGCTGCTCGGCGTCAAGGAACGGACAGTCATCTACGAACCCGGTGGCTGCGCGTCATGCGGCAACACCGGGTTCAAGGGCCGTGTCGGCGTGTTCGAGGCAATTCGTATCGATGACACCGTCCGCCGCCTGATCAACGATGGTGCCGATGAGGACGCGATTGCGAAATACGCCTTTGCGAAATCGCCAAACCTCGGTGCTGCGGCCCGCGCGCTGGTCCGCGAAGGGCTGACTACCCCCGAGGAAGCAGTACGGATTTCGCGGCGCGGCAGCGACGACGGCTGA